In the genome of Plutella xylostella chromosome 6, ilPluXylo3.1, whole genome shotgun sequence, the window TCATTGGTAGATTGGTCCACTAAAGAAGGAAACCTAACTTCGGAttcaatttttgaaaaagtaaaAGAACTTTTCACCGACGATTCAAAATTTACTAAATGCGGTGACGATATTCTTCAAATATTGTGTGGCAAACGGGCCAGTATTATTCAGAGTAGGAGAAATAATATTCTAAAACAATGCTCTAATAATACAATTCTCGCCGAAAAAATCAGGGAAATTCCCCCATGTAGCATTCATTTATTCGAAAACGAACATCTGAATAAACTTCTCGTTGATAATGGTGGAGCcggaaaacattttttaaagcCTACCTTTAACATGAACAGGCCGGATTCACTTCCAAATTCAAAAAGATATGTCAACAAAAGCCGAAACATAAAACCCAATCATGATAAACGAAATGTGCCATTTCAGTCCTTTCGAGATTCAAATTACCAAAGGGAATTTAACCACTCGAGCTACCGTCGTTTCACCGAGAACTGTCCAGGTCCAAGTAGAACCTCAAAACGTAAAGAAGAGTTCTCTTCACGCTCCACACCATACGACGCCAAACGTCGCAAATTCAAATGACTCGGCGACGTTTCAGGGGGCTGcttaaaactgttttaccATCATTGGAAGCTTCTCGGTGCCCCTCCTTACtatctaaaaataatatcGGGAATGGGCATGTCCAAGAATTACAATCTAAATACATCTCCGGTGTCACTAGAGATGGCGGAACAGATAAAACTAATGATTCACGACAAAATTCTGGAACCTGCAGCTCGGCGAGCTTCGTCTCTCCTATGTTCCTGGTTCCCAAGTCAGATGGCTCACAGAGACCAATACTAAATCTGAAAAACCTAAACAATTACTTTCAACCAATGAAATTTCGGCTCATATcccattacaataataaaatccTTCGGGTTATTTACCAAATGACTGCACTACCACTCGACCTTTCTTGTGCCCCAAAAAATTTCGCATCCCTTACGAATTGGGTGGCAGAGACCCTCAGACAGCGTGGTATAAGGATAATCGTATATCTACACGACTATTTTCTAGCGTGCCAGTCGAAGGAAGTCCTTCAATCGCACATTCATCAAACATTACAACTGTTGAAGTTTCTGGGTTGGAACATCAACTTTCAGAAATCCATAACCACTCCTGGCAGGAAGCTGGAATTTCTGGGCATACTATGGGatcttgaataaaatttaaagtcGATTTACCGACAAAGAAACAAGACCGGATATTATATCTGTTACAGTCGTAACGTCAGAAAAAAGTCTGGTTTCTCAAACAGGCTCAATTTTTACTGGCCTAAACTTTGCGTGCCTCGTCATCCCGTTGGGCCGACTGCACTGCAGACTTATCCAGATCCACTGCCGAGACCTACGGCGGAGCCCAAAGTCGAAAATGACCATTCCTCAAAAGGTTTTACAGGAATTGGAATGGTGGGAGCTTGCGGTTCGCAAAGCAACGCCAATTTACAAACCTCCGATAACAGACTTTTTAGTCACGGCTGCAGCCAGTTACGGCTGGGGAGCCATATTAAACAACACAACAATGGCAGGAGTTTGGGATCACCATCACACATCTTGGCACTCGAATCAAAAAGAACTACATGCGATTTACAAAGCAGTAACACAACGTAAAAACCATCTAAAAAATCGATTGTTGTTGATACTTTCGGACAACCGAACAGCATTAAGTATCCTATCTGAAGGGGGGTACCAGGTCAGTGGCCCTTCTTCAAGAGGCCAGAGACATTCTTCACTTGGCAAGTGTTTACAACAGTCATCTCGTTCCACAATACCTCCCAAGATCCCTGAACGGTTCGGCGGACCGTCTGTCAAGAAACCGCCCACTACCCAAATGGCACCTACTCCGTTGTGCGACACAGCCTGTGTTTCGTGCATTCGGTCATCCACAAATCGACCTATTTGCCTTAAAGAATGCACATGTGGTAAACAGGTACTGCACGATGGACTTCCTAGATCAACAGGTGGAATTTTACAATGCATTCACCCAGGAGTGGAACTACCGCCTAGGCCGGCTATTCCCACCACCTTATCTGGTTCCCAAGATTCTTATCCACCTCAACAAGTGTCAAGGTCAGTACATACTTATAATTCCCAGATGGGAAAGGACCTTCTGGTTGCTAGATTTGAAGTCCCGAGTACTTCAAGGTCCAATCCAAATAGAGAATCTCAAGGAAACCCTAGTCGACACAGCCACGATGAGGCCTCCCCCGAAGATAGACAGTATAATTTTGGAGGCTTGGTTGGACCAATACAGGCTGGGAAGATCTCTTGAAAGACTGGTCAGCAAAGGAGTTGGCTGTCATTACAAACAGTTGGCGAAAGTCTACGCTTTCTGTGTACAAACCAGCATGGAACCGTTGGTTAAATTGGTGCACGGCTAATAACATTCATCCATTTCTACCAAAACCCGCGGATGTTGCTCGTTTCCTTACTCATTTACATCTTAAGAACTATTCAGCTTCATAAATCTGGTATTTCAACATTTCGTGAAcctcatttaaaatttaaacttagtTCTGATTTACTAGTGAAACAGGTCTTAAAATCAGTTGCTATAAGTAAACCTAAGATGGTTCAGTCTTCAATATGGGATCCCTGTGAACTAGAAGTTTGGTTAAATCGTAATCCTCCCTCTAATATCACTTTGTTTAAGGCATCCAGACGGTGTGCAACTATTTTATTATGGGCCTCAGGCCGTAGAGTACATGatttaactttattatgtataaacgAAGATAATTTCAATGATAATGGTGTATAGTCATAGGCTCTAAAACTGATAAACCTAATTATCAACAATCTGGTTGGAAAATTATGAGAAACTTTGATTTAGATTCCTGTTGTCCTATATTTTGGATAAGGCATGTCATTAGTTTGAGTAATGAAAAACGTAGTTTccacaaacatttatttttaacaacaaaTTCAGAAGTAAAACCTGCCTCTCGTACAGTTATTGCATCTTGGGTTAAAACTGTTTTTCGTGATGCAAATGTAAAAGCCACACCGGGCAGTACTAGGGCTGCTGTAGCCTATGTAAATTGGTTAAATAACTTACCCCTAGATCAAATTCTATCGAAAGGTAACTGACAGCAACCTAATacagttataaaatattataaaaaataaattagaagATCTAATAACTTACCCAAGAGTCAATTATCTAATTTATTGAATTCTCTctagttaattaaatattatttaagtattctGATTAAGTTCTGAATAAATTAATCACTATGTGTACATAAGTTGTAAAATACGACTTTCTTATTAAGGTACTTAGTTAAGTTagtaactataatatatttcagtAATACTGataagtattgtattatttgtttaaaatagatttttgttattaattctATTTTAGCTCTTTCATTCATACTTACCTGCTACCTGTTAGTATACCTACCACCAGGCGATAACAAACAGATCTCATCTTCTTCCCGGACGAGGCGAAGGGAGCATAATAGAACAATTTTACCTCgcaataaaattgatattaTGCTCCTGAAGCCTCGTCCGGGACTTTGAAGGCTGCCTGGTGAAGATGAGCTCGCAATGAGTGCGTTTTATACAACGCGCCGGCCGCCCGCCATACCTGCCTGGGGTGACGTATGTATGCACAGATATTTCTAGGCATATTTGCACtgactgacagctgtcaaaccACAAAAGAGACTGATATCATGACGGAAACAGGTAAAAACATAGGAAAAAGGAGCAAATAAAGACGCGCTCTCATCTTCTTCCCGGACGAGGCTTCAGGAGCAtaatatcaattttattgcGAGGTAAAATTGTTCTATTATTGACACAATGATGTTATGAGTTGTAcctttattgtaaatttataagCAATTTAAATGTTCATAATGATCACTTACTTTCTGGCAACTCCTAAGGCCAATTTCAATATAGCATCGGTCCTCATGGATGTTGCATTGAATTTTACCACTTTTGAATCCCTCGATAGTGACGCATCATCGTCTTGGAAGTCATCCTCGTCATCAGAATCATGctgtacctaaataataatttaaaagttttttgagGTTATGATACTTGTGTAACAATTTATGGTATCAATTTCACTGGAAATAAGCCACGCTATGATAAAATTGTAGCAGTGGAAGCTTACCTTTTTAGATTTATTTCGTGTAAGGTTACTTTGAGCTGggtaaacatttaattttactggTAAAATAACGTGATTGATTATTGGGTTAACAACTTGAGAAAATGATGATTTATTAGGTATTCTCCGTGCTATTTTAGCCTCATTAAGTAAAAGACTGATTAATCTTCTGTTCAGCGAATTCATTTCACCAACTCTTATTCAAAATTCAGTAATATTCAATGATTTTGTAACAAAATTTCACTGTTGTTTTCCTTTCCCATCTGACATTCACAACCAACGTCAATTTGACATTGACGTGACACTAATGACGCATCTGACAGATATCAGCTGTTTAAAAGGTGCGCTCAGAGCATACTGTCATGGcccgaattttgaaatttaaatcAGCGGTTGAATGTTTTAGATTTGGtttaaagttataataatGGTAAGATTCTATTCGTCTAGGTAGGTAGCAAAAATGCTATCTATTGactaaaacattatttacttacctacttcttgattacttttaaatacctataagtacccTACTTACTTCAGTATAAACTAATTAACTAATCTATAAATTTAAGGTATTGTATCTTTGGCACTTACCGATACTGGCTCGGGAGTTAAGcagttgtaggtacttactaaccTAATACCTACCAACCtccaacaacaacaaaacgtGATAAGCGTATCAAATTTAATTTCCATCACTCCATATCATACATCCATATCATACAGAAATGTCAAACCGAATGTAGGAAAGACCCTCAAAAGACCGTAACTAACCCATATCACAACTTAGATTAGGGCCTCAGACTTACCTTTCAATCAAGCTTACAAGGGTATTAAACCTATCTATTAAATTCACTAGGCACctacagtattgtgcaaattaatgtgaacacgagtgaaaatttaaaaaaaatacatttattagttctaaaataaaaaaaaacagagatatatttatacaatttaagttattttaatagaaaatgtgtcccccctggcttttataacttcttcaaCACGTTTTGGCAAAGAATCGACatgattttaacagttttctgatatttactgctctaaaaaacttgtctggattacagcctcaatcattttagtttttcttgtgcaATCCGTTTTACGAAGTTTAACTTTCACGatggcccacttattttcattgggattaagtgccggtgagttctctggccatccaaaggcatgatatcttgatgtccttgaaatatttaagcataatcCTGGAACACGTGGCATGGAGCCGAATTtagttgaaaaacttattgaccgtTAGCATCAACTTTTCTTAGTTTGGGGCTGTTTTTCTTACAAAGGTACCGGATGACTTGTGCCCATAGAAGGGATGATGGACTCGCTAAAATACAGTGACTTGCTAGAACGGAGATTAGAAGTTGAACTAAGAAAATTTGATGATAacggtcaataagtttttcaacaaaattcggCTCCATGCCACGTGTTCCAAgattatgcttaaatatttcaaggaaAACAAGATATCATGGCTTTGGATGGCCAGAGAACTCACCGGCACTTAATCCCAAtgaaaataagtgggccatCGTGAAAGTTAAACTTCGTAAAACGGATtgcacaagaaaaactaaaatgattgaggctgtaatccagacaagttttttagagcagtaaatatcagaaaactgttaaaatcatGTCGATTCTTTGCCAAAACGTGttgaagaagttataaaagccaggggggacacattttctattaaaataacttaaattgtataaatatatctctgtttttttattttagaactaataaacgtattttttcaaattttcactcgtgttcacattaatttgcacaatactgtacctaattaattacatCTATTTTAATAGAGCATTTATATAGTTAgacgtacttacttactacttacgtacctacctacaactaagttgttaattaataaaataattaatcatcatattttaattttaattttcatcatcatcgtccttctatcgcccacttTCGGGTATAGGTAGGCCTGCTTTTTTGTCTTCCAATTCttccataattaattaaacttgTGATTAATTAGATATTGGTAAGTagaagtaggtatacctaagtatgtagATAGGTGTAGATCGGTTATCTTTAAAAGTGGAAGAGTTATCTCGACACGAATTCGATCAAGAAAAGCGATGACCGGTAGTCAGTTACCGGATGGTAGTTGGATCAAGATGGCTGAGGAAAAAGGATGAAAAAGGCTATATGGCGCTCATTTCAGGGTTCCAAAACTTGTGGAGAGAATCTTCAGGGTCGAGTTTttcaaataagttttttttatgttattgactaagtacttaagtatattattatcattttcagAGACAACAGAATTAGGATTGGGACCTAGGccttatataaaatataaacattaagtaggtatgataCTTATAAAAGTGGCGCTTGATAACTCATAGCGGTACGTCTGGTACGTAAAACAAAAGCAAGTGGttctttaaaatgtttaaaagataataattaaaacgGTCGTCATCCAGCTGGATGGGACCATACTTTATCACATTATTCACGGTTTATTTATGCATATGACCAAAGATGTTTGATTGCAGATGTGACATAAAACTTACCCATATTGGAAGTTCTTAAACGACTTTGAAAAAGGAGCAttttctcaattcgtctgtatgtaagtatgtttttttttgtatgtatggTCACCGATATCTCCACCATGTATTTATCTCAGGGgtggtttaattttaatttcaaaaataaaatatagggCTGGAAAAGGGTTAAAAATAGGGAAGGTGTTCATTTCCATTATGGGTTATatacctattaaccgattctcaTAAATGTTTCTATCTGTGTAGATAAGTATATGAGTTTTCTGACCCATATTTGCAGTTTTCAGAAATAAGGTACTTAGTGCGATCTCTAACTAATAATGTATAACATATTAGTGTTAAGaagttgtttttgtttttatagtttaaataagtttatatatcTGTTTTCATGTCAGAATTTTTAAAGAATGTgagttaaagttttatttttcttttttgtaatactaaactgtatttttaatttattatgattatttctatgttttgtTATGTGCCTAAGAAGTGTTGAGCATGTCTGTAATTGGTACATGTTATTGATAAGTACCTCTCTAACCTTTCTTTTATATGTGTATTGTAACATGTACTGTTGATGtgccttatataaataaataaataaataaaatattacaggctctgcctattTCGTGGTGACTAGATGGctgtgtgtgtgagatgtctccacataaattattatcattattattattcataacattattttttatttatatggacgaccgaatggcgtagtggttagtgacctgactactgagacgatggtcccgggttcgattcccggctggggcagatatttgtttaaacacagatatttgttctcgggtcttggatgtgaccgtaaaatggcaataggcccgccccctattacattgggactaacataacactctggcgaaaagtgggtgcagcaatgcacctctgcctaccccgcaagggagtacattagtacaaggcgtgagtgcgtgttttttttcttttttttctttttgtttatatgtacatacattaaacTCTAGCCTGCTACTTACCTTCTTTAGGTCCTGGAACCCATATACACATATTACACACACTACATAAATAATCAAAGACATTTTACTCTACTAACTGTCTAGTACAAAGTCTTTTCGTAGAATATTGTGTCCTGTCCTGCCACATCTTCGTGCATACCTATTCTTTGCCAGGATCATCTTTTTAAAACATGTGGACACATGTCTCGCTGGGTGgatctttttattttcgtatACGATTATGTTCCCGGTAACTTCAAAGAgcgtttaaactttttaatttgacacacttagggcggattcgaccaacgtcgagtaactttttactcgagagtaaactaccagttactcgcgagtaagcagattttgcattctaccaaacctgaaaccaagataagtagcttatcccaagaataaaatgttataccgccaaaattgaccgtgtaacgagcttatccgagagtaattttgtaatggcggcggcacatcagctgattagaaaaccgtcataatgacatataaacacatatgtcaaaacataaacaaaagtacgttaaaaggcaaattctcagaataacaacagcgaataaaatattaaaacataaacaattttatactattataatccattcaaactaagttggcatgtcatttctatggcatgctttgaaacgcagctatttttattttagtagcattacagtttcgttcctcgttcattcaattaatcatggtaggtataacttggtagaatgcaaatgtacttatcccagatatttactcgcgtataaattttattccggtatagttattctcgtgtaacgtgatgtttggtcGAATTCACCCTTAACCGCTTTGTCTCACTATCGCGATCGCTTTAACTTGGACGGAAtataaaaaaaggaaaaagtgttgagtttattattttagagGCGCGTCTTGAATATGAATACTTACAATAGGTAGTAGGTCTGACGGGCTGTAACCTGCGCTCTTGAGGGGTTGTATACCTAGTAACCTATTCAAAGTGATACTTTACcttttccatatttttttataaacaattcCTACCAACCCACCACATCCCACTCAATAGTTTGTTGATATTTCCCATGTTATGTACAATAACGCTATTGAATTCCATTCAAAATCAGAAAATGTGTGTGTTAAATGGTcttttcatgaattttatggTGCGACGTAAGATTTTTATGCTGGCATAAGAATGTGTcaggtaaatattttaggaATCTTGTGTATAGACGGCTGGACTTTACCTTTGGGCCCTTCTTGGTATAAATATGACTAGATATAGCCGTAGAAATGTTTGTGTAtagaaataaaactgtttcaaCTTCCttcattaagtatttaaaataaaacgtgTTGTTAAACAATATATACagtatgtaattatgtaagtacttactcaaATGTAGATAATCCATCACctgaactttttaaatatcttgATAAGTATACGTGCTTATATCCAAAACCTTACTTTACAAATCCTGTCCCACATTGTTTATAAACCCGAATACCTAAATATACCATTCTGATACCTAGGTATCTAGTAGATTGTAAAGTTACTCGCAACCTCACAAGATTAAAGAAGAGAAGACGTACCTATCCAATCTCTCAGCTTCATGAAGGCAATATGTAATAGGATTTCTCATTTGCCGGTTCAGAGACCAAATCGTTTATCATAGGAAGTGACACTTCATGACGTCGCCATCTTCAGAGTCACCGGACCGTGAGGTGACGGACCAAAATAGACGGAGGTCAGGTGAGGATGTAGGCCTATTTTCTTGGAGAATATGATGACAGGATCCACACGTGtgaacatagaacaacgcgaaCTCGGGTGTACCCGTGAACACcaaaaatgcagtgctgtaAAGGTGATTGGTTGAATATTGTCGTTGAGGACTTAGGTAAAAATCGCAAGTAATACTTAAACAGATTTCTTCCcaaaatgcaaaaaatatatttaattccCGTCTTTCGAAATGTATTTCAAATCTCCAATCTCAATCATGCGCATAAAAACGCAAGCACGAACACCATAAAAATTGATGTCAATACATATAAAACTAACAGCGTCATTAATAATAAGAAATTAGACTTCATTTTTATAGTTTCTGCTTTGGACGTCTTAATAAATTTTCGGGTATGACTAGTGTCTGTTTTTACGAGTGGACCACATGGGTCCCTGATGTATTAACTGCCGCGCTAATGTATGTTTTATAGCTAATTTCACGGTTACTCATTCTCTTTTGACCTTTTGAGGGGCTATGCGTCAGGGTGTCGGTTatggtatttttttcagcATGGTGCAATGGTGATTGTGCATGTGCATGCGATCGAATGAGAAAAAAACCCTTGCGGGGTAGACAGAATTGTGGTCACTTTGTTTTTGCTAGGGATTTATTTAGTTAGGGATGCCAGCTAGGTACTGTTACGTTGGTTAATACAAAGCCTAGGGCctattattgcattttttcaGGCGGCCACCAGGCATTTAGTGCTTAAAACTCGTTATTTAAAAGACGATTTCTTTTTTTCGTAATAGAAAAAATCATAGGTAATATGCGCAGTTTCCGGTTAGAgtcttaaaatttaaaaccaacagttaattttaatcctgttccataattataaatgcgaagCTCCGGTCCGGATGTTTGCTAAGCTCAACTTTTTGCAATAAGCAGTTACTTTGTCGTTTTTTTACACCTATAGTACCTACGTTTTGGGGACGAAAGATACTATACTGTAaaaaacttaggtatatttacaggtgttgcaaaagtggttaCTATAGTAAGATTTGTAAGCTGAAATAGCTGAAATGGGTTGACTCAAGGGGTAAGTCTAAACACTTTTCGGCTCACTTATACACTTTTTAAACAACCTGTAAGTATAATAACTACGTAGGTTCGGTAGTAATTCGTCAATGACCGCATCAGCTATTAAAACCTCATCCCGTCAGTGCCACAACTGTGCCCGCTTAATTAAATGCCGGTGATATCCATCATAGAGGATGGATTATTGATTTTGCATCGCGAGTGGGTCGCTGTTCGCTGGGTTTTCACTGAATATTATTTTGCAATACCAGGTTGCCATGGATACCATTTCGCACACGGGAAAGTTGTTAATGTTTGCATTTTGAAaattgaactttttcattgctcgcgagtgataaaacaaaaaataagagGTATTTGTTAACCAAGTAGCTACgacgcgtgttttgaaactatacaaggccagaacgcagaggatgggactgctcgcgtatattttcaa includes:
- the LOC105390652 gene encoding mitochondrial transcription rescue factor 1 — its product is MNSLNRRLISLLLNEAKIARRIPNKSSFSQVVNPIINHVILPVKLNVYPAQSNLTRNKSKKVQHDSDDEDDFQDDDASLSRDSKVVKFNATSMRTDAILKLALGVARNKIETVFYESKIRVNGKKIMKKSHGIKQGDEIDVIKSVSAKNPDHLNVSRVEIINVTAKEESILITARRFKSLLIENYEEDPYKASTTSDE